From the genome of Acetomicrobium thermoterrenum DSM 13490, one region includes:
- a CDS encoding Maf family protein: MDRSVPIVLSSNSPRRRSLLSDLLGWNVLFISPDVEENVGDFNSPSQAVELLAEKKALFGANLYPERYVIGADTLVYMEGRILGKPTSKKEALDMLSLLNGSTHEVYTGVAVAKADRIIFDHEVTKVTFRRMDIKALLAYLDTEEGMDKAGAYGIQGKGALLVERIEGCYFNVVGLPLATLSKVLERMGWPLEAQWRCVK, from the coding sequence ATGGATCGATCGGTGCCGATAGTGTTGTCTTCGAACAGCCCAAGAAGAAGGAGCTTGCTGAGCGATCTTTTGGGCTGGAATGTTTTGTTCATATCTCCAGACGTGGAGGAGAATGTCGGTGATTTTAATTCTCCCTCTCAGGCCGTAGAGCTTTTGGCCGAAAAGAAGGCCCTCTTTGGAGCAAATCTTTATCCAGAGCGTTACGTCATAGGTGCCGATACCCTGGTCTATATGGAGGGACGTATCCTGGGTAAACCCACCTCCAAAAAAGAGGCCCTGGACATGCTTTCCCTCCTCAACGGCTCTACGCATGAGGTCTATACTGGAGTGGCCGTAGCAAAAGCCGACAGGATAATTTTCGATCATGAGGTCACAAAGGTTACCTTCAGAAGGATGGACATAAAAGCCCTTTTGGCCTATCTCGACACCGAGGAAGGCATGGATAAAGCTGGCGCTTACGGAATTCAGGGCAAGGGTGCATTACTGGTGGAAAGGATCGAAGGATGTTATTTTAACGTGGTAGGCCTGCCGCTCGCTACTTTATCTAAGGTTTTGGAGCGCATGGGTTGGCCCCTCGAGGCCCAGTGGAGGTGTGTCAAGTGA
- a CDS encoding DUF5693 family protein — translation MSSFLRKLSFILLLCAVVAGILGLQYRFREEMAKKDVALLMEYSDVEIMARQTGLDFEDMLDRLLERGISAISFKDLTGADLRDGDSPFLWGTLRDILPQKRFNGLSGKAALFVPLEYDDWFFRKYLHARFPGCKVYDAPGGRVYVLQGEPKEFLEVGVVPDPEAMKRLARLDVPLVYRPSPTFGIASENVASSLDLLFASLWRLRGVLPQGTVVFGYPDTTAVVEVMRRYDALLLQPEFVRQIGGNTLSWQSFPNILPLHSVTTQEVITRNLSRPVLVERFARAARERSVRVLLLRPYDIASAPWIDSFEEDLLSLKGLLQRDGFEIKLGEPYGSWQRNMWSVIAFLAANLLVFALLTSMAEEHFKSKGFFLKAAAIIAVLALGANYASFLARIMGAMLAAFGASVATVAALEDKKPFYGLLKGMALVLAVGLALSSFFGTPHYMLRLLTFSGVKATLALPPIFVLLYDMTKRRYPESPINVLKRPPLWGELLLLLFLIAAAAVLLIRSGNVSFVPKWEVALRDAFERYLVARPRNKEIFVGYPALWLALLIGVMKSKYSLTRFGHQIHLLLRMASSLAFASAVNSFCHFHTRIYFICWRVFNGLWVGSLFGLVVIGVFLLALRIKAIRRLFFGGEGI, via the coding sequence GTGAGTTCTTTTTTAAGGAAGCTTTCTTTCATCCTGCTTTTGTGCGCTGTTGTCGCGGGAATATTGGGCTTGCAATACAGGTTCAGGGAAGAAATGGCAAAAAAGGACGTCGCCCTGCTCATGGAATACTCCGATGTGGAGATTATGGCCCGGCAGACGGGACTTGACTTTGAGGATATGCTGGATCGACTGCTCGAAAGGGGGATTTCGGCCATATCCTTTAAAGATTTGACGGGAGCGGACCTGCGGGACGGCGATTCCCCCTTTTTGTGGGGCACGTTAAGGGATATCTTGCCTCAAAAGAGGTTCAACGGCCTGTCGGGAAAGGCGGCCCTTTTCGTCCCTCTGGAATACGACGATTGGTTTTTCAGAAAGTATTTGCACGCTCGCTTTCCCGGCTGCAAAGTTTATGATGCACCGGGGGGGAGAGTTTATGTCCTCCAGGGGGAGCCAAAGGAGTTTTTGGAAGTGGGCGTAGTGCCGGACCCGGAGGCAATGAAGCGTCTTGCCCGACTGGATGTCCCCCTGGTTTACAGGCCCTCTCCCACCTTCGGCATAGCTTCGGAAAATGTGGCCTCGTCCCTTGACCTGCTCTTTGCCTCCCTTTGGAGGCTAAGGGGTGTCTTGCCCCAGGGAACGGTGGTCTTCGGATATCCCGATACGACTGCCGTCGTAGAAGTAATGAGACGATACGATGCCCTATTGTTGCAGCCGGAGTTCGTCCGTCAAATTGGGGGCAACACCTTAAGTTGGCAATCCTTTCCCAACATACTTCCCCTTCACAGCGTAACTACGCAGGAGGTAATAACAAGAAACCTCTCCCGTCCCGTCCTGGTGGAGCGCTTTGCCAGGGCCGCAAGGGAGCGTTCCGTGAGGGTTTTGTTGCTCAGGCCCTACGATATCGCCTCCGCCCCCTGGATTGACAGTTTCGAGGAAGATTTGCTCTCTCTGAAAGGTTTACTCCAAAGGGACGGCTTTGAGATAAAACTTGGGGAACCTTACGGCAGCTGGCAGCGAAACATGTGGTCTGTGATCGCTTTTTTGGCTGCCAATCTGCTCGTCTTCGCCCTTTTGACGTCTATGGCCGAAGAGCACTTTAAATCAAAAGGATTTTTTTTGAAAGCAGCCGCCATCATAGCAGTGCTTGCCCTTGGAGCAAATTACGCGAGCTTTCTTGCCAGGATAATGGGCGCCATGCTCGCTGCCTTTGGCGCTTCCGTCGCAACCGTAGCGGCTCTCGAGGACAAAAAGCCCTTTTACGGGTTGCTTAAGGGTATGGCGCTTGTCCTTGCCGTAGGCCTTGCCCTTTCGTCATTTTTCGGGACACCTCATTATATGCTTCGCCTGCTGACCTTTTCGGGGGTCAAGGCGACGCTTGCCCTTCCGCCGATTTTTGTTTTGCTTTACGATATGACCAAGCGGCGCTATCCGGAAAGCCCGATAAATGTATTGAAACGGCCGCCCCTATGGGGGGAGCTTTTGCTGCTTCTTTTTCTTATTGCCGCAGCTGCTGTGTTATTAATAAGAAGCGGAAACGTCTCCTTCGTGCCAAAGTGGGAGGTGGCTTTGAGGGATGCCTTCGAACGTTACCTGGTGGCTCGGCCGAGAAACAAGGAGATATTCGTCGGCTATCCGGCCCTTTGGCTGGCCCTGCTTATTGGTGTCATGAAGTCGAAGTATTCCCTTACGAGGTTTGGACATCAGATTCACCTCTTGCTTAGGATGGCTTCTTCCCTTGCTTTCGCCTCGGCCGTAAACAGCTTTTGCCATTTTCACACGAGGATATATTTCATCTGTTGGAGGGTGTTCAACGGCCTTTGGGTGGGGTCCCTTTTTGGGCTTGTTGTCATAGGAGTCTTTCTTTTGGCCCTAAGGATCAAGGCCATCAGGAGGTTATTTTTTGGTGGCGAAGGTATATGA
- the csaB gene encoding polysaccharide pyruvyl transferase CsaB — MAKVYDVVLSGYYGFGNMGDELICRALIEMALKAGIDKSRLCVLSANPKETSEKFDVAAVNRWNLFEVFRALRQSRSLLLGGGGLFQDSTSLRSSFYYWGVVFLARMAGARPWAFGQSVGPFRSKLAAKLARNALKHCSPRYVRDDNSAALLSSWGLEFFLAPDAVFALSFKEAVKTSARDVLVFNVRPLPQREGGVKLLVREAERFAKMQGYKLRVVCMAEEDLEELKASGVSPDCEVFLLKKAGDVEPAFEGAAKAVGMRLHFCLLALLKGIPLVAFPYDPKVRSFALTWNIPLWERGERFDSLFLEARPAEGQRVAEAREVLRKSFNSALKIALGDEEHWNVNNS, encoded by the coding sequence GTGGCGAAGGTATATGACGTAGTGCTTAGCGGATACTACGGTTTCGGTAATATGGGCGATGAACTCATTTGCCGAGCATTGATAGAAATGGCCCTCAAGGCGGGAATTGACAAGTCCCGCCTCTGTGTGCTCTCCGCAAATCCTAAGGAGACGTCCGAGAAATTTGATGTTGCCGCCGTTAATAGGTGGAACCTCTTTGAGGTGTTTCGTGCCTTAAGGCAGAGCAGGAGCCTGCTTCTCGGTGGAGGCGGGCTCTTTCAGGATTCTACGAGCCTTAGGTCCTCTTTTTACTACTGGGGTGTGGTCTTTCTTGCCCGAATGGCCGGAGCTCGTCCCTGGGCTTTCGGACAGTCCGTAGGGCCCTTCCGTTCTAAATTGGCGGCAAAACTCGCAAGAAACGCCTTAAAACATTGTAGCCCCAGGTACGTCAGGGACGATAATTCGGCAGCGCTCCTTTCATCCTGGGGACTTGAATTTTTTTTGGCGCCCGATGCCGTGTTCGCACTTTCTTTTAAAGAAGCCGTAAAAACCTCGGCCAGGGACGTTTTAGTTTTCAACGTGAGGCCCTTGCCTCAGAGAGAGGGAGGGGTAAAATTGCTGGTGCGGGAAGCGGAGCGATTTGCTAAAATGCAAGGATATAAGCTTAGGGTGGTGTGCATGGCCGAGGAAGATCTGGAGGAGTTGAAGGCTTCAGGCGTTAGCCCCGATTGCGAGGTTTTTTTGCTCAAAAAGGCCGGCGACGTAGAGCCTGCCTTTGAGGGAGCGGCAAAGGCAGTAGGGATGAGGTTGCATTTTTGCCTTCTTGCCCTGCTGAAAGGCATTCCCCTGGTCGCTTTTCCCTACGATCCGAAGGTAAGGTCCTTCGCCCTTACCTGGAATATCCCCCTTTGGGAGAGAGGCGAAAGATTTGACTCCCTATTTTTGGAGGCACGGCCGGCCGAAGGGCAAAGGGTTGCCGAGGCGAGAGAAGTGTTGCGGAAAAGTTTCAATTCGGCTTTAAAGATTGCGTTGGGAGATGAGGAGCATTGGAACGTGAACAACAGCTGA
- a CDS encoding transketolase, whose amino-acid sequence MEREQQLKLRRIALDIRKDVLRMISMADSGHLGSAFSCVDILVYLYFYLMNINPDEPGWRERDRFVLSKGQACPSLYAVLARRGYFERQELWNYRRLGSLLQGHPAYMTALGIDAPSGSLGMGIGISCGMALALRKTSPQSRIYCLVGDGELQEGSCWEALMTASHWKLDNLYVIVDRNGLQMEGRTEEIKALEPLIEKFQAFGFFCSETCGHDYPSIDRAFAEASDSRGMPKAIIARTKWGRGVTLAERGDIPVKASLTRNDVTLLLDELNKESVSLDGEERS is encoded by the coding sequence TTGGAACGTGAACAACAGCTGAAGCTGCGCCGTATAGCCCTGGATATAAGAAAGGACGTATTGCGCATGATATCCATGGCCGACTCGGGCCATTTGGGATCGGCCTTTTCCTGCGTGGACATTTTGGTTTATCTGTATTTTTATCTTATGAATATAAACCCTGATGAGCCCGGATGGCGGGAGAGGGACAGGTTCGTCTTGAGCAAGGGGCAGGCCTGTCCCAGCCTTTATGCCGTATTGGCCAGAAGGGGGTATTTCGAGAGACAGGAGCTTTGGAACTACAGGAGATTGGGATCGTTGCTGCAGGGCCACCCCGCGTACATGACTGCCCTTGGAATTGACGCGCCGTCGGGATCTTTGGGCATGGGGATCGGGATATCCTGCGGAATGGCCCTTGCTTTGAGAAAAACTTCGCCCCAGAGCAGGATTTACTGCCTGGTAGGAGACGGCGAGCTTCAGGAGGGCTCCTGTTGGGAGGCTTTGATGACGGCTTCCCACTGGAAGCTTGATAACCTTTATGTGATCGTTGATCGAAACGGCCTTCAAATGGAAGGAAGGACGGAAGAGATAAAGGCCCTGGAACCTCTTATAGAGAAGTTCCAGGCCTTCGGATTTTTCTGCAGCGAGACCTGCGGCCATGATTATCCTTCCATCGATAGGGCCTTCGCCGAGGCATCGGACAGCAGGGGAATGCCTAAAGCCATAATCGCCCGCACCAAGTGGGGAAGGGGCGTTACTTTGGCAGAAAGAGGGGATATTCCCGTAAAGGCCAGCCTCACCAGAAACGACGTAACCTTGTTGCTCGACGAGCTCAACAAGGAGTCGGTCTCTTTGGACGGGGAGGAGCGATCATAA
- a CDS encoding transketolase family protein codes for MERRSTREALKDALPELAGLDEGVVVIDADVASSTYTKTFAEEFPDRYYSVGIAEQNMVEVASGMALAGMKPYAVAFSSFLAGRAYDQIRCCVAMPDLNVKLIATHAGITVGEDGGTHQMLEDLALMRALPNMTVMVPADYWSARDLIVSSFKYDKPLYIRLGRMDVPIFYSPKEEFKPGGGKIVREGRDVTVIACGIMLFEALKAAEILARQGIEAEVIDCYSVKPLPEDLIQSSVRRTGCCVVAEEHNQVGGLYGAVAESLGINYPVPLRFVAIRDRFGESGAPAELQEYYSLTHREIVGAVAQVWATRRR; via the coding sequence ATGGAGAGAAGAAGCACACGCGAAGCGCTTAAAGATGCCTTGCCTGAGCTTGCCGGGCTCGACGAAGGCGTTGTGGTGATTGATGCCGATGTCGCTTCCTCCACTTACACCAAGACCTTTGCGGAGGAATTTCCCGACCGATATTACAGCGTGGGCATAGCGGAACAAAACATGGTGGAAGTCGCAAGCGGCATGGCTCTGGCGGGAATGAAGCCCTACGCCGTCGCCTTCTCTTCTTTTTTGGCCGGGAGGGCCTATGATCAGATAAGGTGCTGCGTCGCCATGCCCGATTTGAACGTAAAACTCATAGCCACCCATGCTGGCATCACCGTGGGGGAGGACGGCGGGACCCATCAGATGCTCGAGGATTTGGCTTTGATGAGAGCCCTTCCCAACATGACGGTAATGGTACCGGCCGATTACTGGTCGGCTCGCGATTTGATAGTCTCTTCCTTCAAATACGATAAACCTCTCTACATCAGGCTGGGGCGCATGGACGTTCCTATTTTTTATTCGCCCAAGGAGGAATTTAAGCCGGGCGGGGGAAAGATCGTCAGGGAAGGCAGGGACGTCACCGTCATCGCCTGTGGTATTATGTTGTTTGAGGCCTTGAAGGCAGCCGAGATACTTGCCCGTCAGGGCATAGAGGCCGAGGTGATAGATTGCTATAGCGTTAAACCTTTGCCGGAAGACCTCATTCAGTCCTCGGTAAGAAGGACGGGGTGTTGTGTCGTTGCCGAGGAGCATAATCAGGTAGGAGGCCTTTACGGCGCTGTAGCGGAAAGCCTCGGAATAAATTATCCTGTTCCCCTGAGGTTCGTCGCCATAAGGGATCGCTTTGGAGAAAGCGGGGCGCCTGCGGAACTTCAGGAGTACT